From the Desulfovibrio sp. JY genome, one window contains:
- a CDS encoding histidinol phosphate phosphatase domain-containing protein, whose product MIDLHTHTTFSDGELIPSELARRAAKAGYRAMAMTDHADFSNLDLILTNIGRFVAETGAFLGVTVLCGVEITHVPPPLIPHLIEMARERGAQIVVVHGETIVEPVETGTNLAAIEAGVDILAHPGLITPEEAELAAERGVALEITTRKGHSLTNGHVAALARRFGAKLVIDNDAHAPDDLVSQERRKKIALGAGLSHEEYLQAEANSRDIVSRILGAGRMG is encoded by the coding sequence ATGATTGACCTGCACACCCACACCACCTTCTCCGACGGCGAACTCATTCCCTCGGAACTGGCCCGCCGCGCCGCCAAAGCCGGCTACCGCGCCATGGCCATGACCGACCACGCCGACTTCTCCAACCTGGACCTGATCCTCACCAACATCGGCCGGTTCGTGGCCGAAACCGGGGCCTTTCTCGGCGTCACCGTGCTGTGCGGGGTGGAGATCACCCACGTGCCGCCGCCGCTGATCCCCCACCTGATCGAAATGGCCCGGGAACGCGGGGCGCAGATCGTGGTGGTGCACGGCGAAACCATCGTCGAGCCCGTCGAAACCGGCACCAACCTGGCCGCCATCGAGGCCGGGGTGGACATCCTGGCCCATCCGGGACTCATCACCCCGGAAGAGGCGGAACTGGCCGCCGAACGCGGTGTGGCGCTCGAAATCACCACCCGCAAAGGCCATAGCCTGACCAACGGCCACGTGGCTGCCCTGGCCCGGCGCTTCGGGGCGAAACTCGTCATCGACAACGACGCCCACGCCCCGGACGACCTCGTCTCCCAGGAACGCCGCAAGAAAATCGCCCTCGGCGCGGGACTCAGCCACGAGGAATACCTGCAAGCCGAGGCCAACTCCCGGGACATCGTCTCCCGGATTCTCGGCGCGGGGCGCATGGGCTGA
- a CDS encoding bifunctional nuclease family protein, whose protein sequence is MIEMKVFGLALDEESQVPVLILKDMEEKAVLPIWIGAMEAMAISLALNDVVLPRPMTHDLLLNMIAKLDGHVVAIHVTELAEGTYYADIELEVEGGIRRVDSRPSDAIALALRAKAPILVAEPVLEQVANEAKSESVVAFSSDDSDKWTELLEKFDLDDTKYKM, encoded by the coding sequence ATGATTGAAATGAAAGTGTTCGGACTGGCCCTTGACGAAGAATCCCAGGTCCCCGTGCTGATCCTCAAGGACATGGAGGAAAAAGCCGTTCTCCCCATCTGGATCGGCGCCATGGAAGCCATGGCCATCTCCCTGGCCCTAAACGACGTGGTGCTGCCGCGCCCCATGACCCACGACCTGCTGCTCAACATGATCGCCAAGCTCGACGGGCACGTGGTGGCCATCCACGTGACCGAGCTCGCCGAAGGCACCTACTACGCCGACATCGAGCTGGAGGTGGAAGGCGGCATCCGCCGCGTGGACAGCCGCCCGTCGGACGCCATCGCCCTGGCCCTGCGAGCCAAGGCCCCCATCCTCGTGGCCGAACCCGTGCTCGAACAGGTGGCGAACGAGGCCAAAAGCGAATCCGTGGTGGCATTTTCCAGCGACGACAGCGACAAGTGGACGGAACTGCTGGAAAAATTCGACCTCGACGACACCAAATACAAAATGTGA
- the miaB gene encoding tRNA (N6-isopentenyl adenosine(37)-C2)-methylthiotransferase MiaB: MKFHVTIMGCQMNVGDGDWLTRSLISLGFTPASEEEAELFILFTCSVREKPEQKVASELGRIADRHRDNPNAFVAVGGCVAQQIGPALWRRFPMVRLVFGSDGIAGAPRALARLAAEPGLRLSLLDFTETYPERDQSWPEDTVPPRAFVSIMQGCDNFCAYCIVPFVRGRQKSRGLPAVVAECEALAGRGAREITLLGQNVNSYGLDNAGDGTSFARLLDAVAAIPGIARIRFTTSHPKDLSDDVIARFADLPELCPALHLPVQSGSDAVLRRMGRRYDRAAYLLLVDKLRRARPDIALTTDLIVGFPGETDDDFRQTLDLVREVGFDSGFSFMYCDRPGTVSERMEPKIAQEVKSARLAELQALLDERLTATLAAQVGRTTEVLIEGASRRDGPTGPSWRGRDPGGRIVNMALPGVADAAGTIVRARIRQAKKHSLIGEAEADHD, from the coding sequence ATGAAATTTCACGTCACCATCATGGGCTGCCAGATGAACGTCGGCGACGGCGACTGGCTGACCCGGTCGCTTATCAGTCTGGGTTTCACGCCCGCTTCGGAGGAAGAGGCCGAGCTCTTCATCCTTTTCACCTGCTCGGTGCGCGAAAAGCCGGAACAGAAAGTGGCCAGCGAACTCGGCCGCATCGCCGACCGCCACCGGGACAACCCGAACGCCTTCGTGGCGGTCGGCGGCTGCGTGGCCCAGCAGATCGGCCCGGCCCTGTGGCGGCGCTTCCCCATGGTGCGCCTCGTTTTCGGTTCGGACGGCATCGCCGGCGCGCCCCGGGCGCTTGCCCGCCTTGCCGCCGAACCCGGGCTTCGCCTGTCGCTTTTGGATTTCACCGAAACCTATCCCGAGCGCGACCAGTCCTGGCCCGAGGATACGGTGCCGCCCCGGGCGTTTGTCTCCATCATGCAGGGCTGCGACAACTTCTGCGCCTACTGCATCGTGCCCTTCGTGCGCGGCCGCCAGAAATCCCGGGGGCTCCCGGCGGTCGTGGCCGAGTGCGAGGCGCTGGCCGGGCGTGGGGCGCGGGAGATCACGCTCCTTGGCCAGAACGTCAACAGCTACGGCCTCGACAACGCCGGCGACGGCACGTCCTTCGCCCGGTTGCTCGACGCCGTGGCCGCCATACCGGGCATCGCGCGCATCCGCTTCACCACCTCCCACCCCAAGGACTTAAGCGACGACGTCATCGCCCGCTTCGCCGACCTGCCCGAGCTGTGCCCGGCCCTGCATCTGCCGGTGCAGTCCGGCTCCGACGCGGTGCTTAGGCGCATGGGCCGGCGCTACGACCGGGCGGCCTACCTGCTCCTCGTGGACAAGCTGCGCCGCGCCCGGCCGGACATCGCCCTGACCACGGACCTCATCGTGGGCTTTCCCGGTGAAACCGACGACGATTTCCGGCAAACCCTCGATCTGGTGCGTGAGGTTGGGTTTGATAGCGGCTTCTCCTTCATGTACTGTGATAGGCCGGGAACCGTATCCGAGCGCATGGAGCCGAAAATCGCCCAGGAGGTCAAATCGGCCCGTCTGGCCGAGTTGCAGGCCCTGCTCGACGAGCGCCTCACGGCGACCCTGGCCGCGCAGGTCGGACGGACGACCGAGGTCCTCATCGAAGGCGCCAGCCGCCGGGACGGTCCGACCGGCCCCTCCTGGCGAGGACGCGATCCCGGGGGGCGCATCGTCAACATGGCCCTGCCGGGCGTTGCGGATGCCGCCGGAACGATCGTGCGCGCCCGCATCCGTCAAGCCAAAAAGCACTCCCTGATCGGGGAGGCGGAGGCCGACCATGATTGA
- a CDS encoding cytochrome b/b6 domain-containing protein codes for MATTTVPAVYDPVWKTIHWLTVALVLALLAIGWTMSGGVLFMWHASLGVTLFVVTLLRLAWHAGHVPPPVPSTLRPWERKVLKIVQVLFYVFLLAQPLIGWSIYSLSPRYTQFFGLASLPKLPGLLALGHGATLRDILEGAHGTVATLLAALFVLHAGAAMKHHFILRDNVLLRMAPSALGPLLDTLRGRR; via the coding sequence GTGGCAACGACAACGGTTCCTGCGGTCTACGACCCGGTTTGGAAAACCATCCATTGGCTCACCGTGGCCCTGGTCCTGGCGCTTCTGGCCATCGGCTGGACCATGTCCGGGGGTGTGCTCTTCATGTGGCACGCCTCCCTTGGCGTCACGCTCTTTGTCGTGACGCTTTTGCGGCTTGCCTGGCATGCCGGCCATGTTCCGCCGCCCGTGCCGTCGACGCTTCGGCCCTGGGAACGCAAGGTGCTCAAGATCGTCCAGGTCCTTTTTTATGTTTTTCTGCTGGCGCAGCCGCTTATCGGCTGGTCCATCTACAGCCTCTCGCCGCGCTACACGCAGTTTTTCGGCCTGGCCTCCCTGCCGAAACTGCCCGGGCTGCTGGCCCTTGGCCATGGGGCGACCCTCCGCGATATCCTCGAAGGCGCGCACGGCACGGTGGCCACGCTTTTGGCCGCGCTGTTCGTGCTCCATGCCGGGGCGGCCATGAAGCATCACTTCATCCTGCGCGACAATGTGCTTTTGCGCATGGCCCCGTCCGCCCTGGGGCCGCTGCTCGATACGCTGCGGGGAAGACGCTGA
- a CDS encoding sulfite exporter TauE/SafE family protein, whose protein sequence is MSPALLHDFGFILLGLGVGAYGTLIGAGGGFVLMPVLLLLYPHDSPSLLTSISLAVVFFNAASGAQAYGRLGRIDYKSGLAFAMAAVPGAVIGALSSNWVPRRVFDVIFGVILVAGALFLMVRRNGATSPAREKPGLTHRRIVEHDGVVHEYDFRLRTGVIISLFVGYLSSFLGIGGGIIHVPALVYILSFPVHVATATSHFILAIMALAGTLTHVFTGVFVQGVHRTIYLALGAMVGAQVGAQLSNHLKGRWIIKSLAVALVFVGARILFQAL, encoded by the coding sequence ATGTCTCCCGCGTTGCTGCATGATTTCGGCTTCATCCTGCTTGGCTTGGGCGTCGGCGCGTACGGCACGCTGATCGGCGCGGGCGGCGGCTTCGTGCTCATGCCGGTGCTGCTGCTGCTCTATCCGCACGACTCCCCGTCGCTTCTGACCAGCATTTCCCTGGCCGTGGTCTTTTTCAACGCCGCCTCGGGAGCCCAGGCCTACGGCCGGCTGGGGCGCATCGACTACAAGTCCGGGCTGGCATTCGCCATGGCGGCCGTGCCCGGGGCGGTGATCGGCGCGCTTTCGAGCAACTGGGTGCCGCGCCGCGTCTTCGACGTGATTTTCGGGGTGATCCTGGTCGCCGGGGCGCTTTTTCTCATGGTGCGGCGAAACGGCGCGACAAGTCCCGCCCGGGAGAAGCCCGGGCTTACCCACCGGCGCATCGTGGAGCATGACGGCGTTGTCCACGAATACGACTTCCGGCTGCGCACGGGCGTCATCATCAGCCTCTTCGTCGGCTACCTGTCGAGCTTTCTCGGCATCGGCGGCGGCATCATCCACGTGCCCGCCCTGGTCTACATCCTGTCCTTCCCCGTGCATGTGGCCACGGCCACATCCCACTTCATCCTGGCCATCATGGCCCTGGCCGGCACGCTGACCCACGTCTTCACCGGCGTTTTCGTCCAGGGCGTCCACCGCACGATCTATCTGGCCCTGGGGGCGATGGTCGGGGCCCAGGTCGGAGCCCAGCTGTCCAATCACCTGAAAGGCCGCTGGATCATCAAGAGCCTGGCCGTGGCCCTGGTCTTCGTCGGAGCGCGCATTCTGTTCCAGGCGCTTTGA
- a CDS encoding class II fumarate hydratase, with the protein MNERIETDSLGEVKVPADKLWGAQTQRSLEHFSIGDDLIPREMIGSYAILKKAAALANAEQERLPRDAMAMICAVCDEILDHRHDDMFPLRVWMTGSGTQFNMNVNEVVSNRCCQLAGTPLGGKKPVHPNDHVNMSQSSNDNFPTAMYMAAAMGVVRDLLPSLTGLRDALAAKAEAWKNIVKIGRTHLQDAVPLTLGQEFSGYVGMLADDVARLEAALGGVYALPLGGTAVGTGINAAPGFAEAAIAHIAELTGLPFTPAPNKFTVQGAHDALVQLSGTLRTLAVSLFKIACDIRLLACGPRAGFYELIIPSNEPGSSIMPGKVNPTQCEALTMIAAQVMAADVAVGFGGAGGILEMNVYKPLIIYNIMKSIRILTDGMHNFRRFLVEGMEPNTRRIAEFVGRSLMLVTALSPVIGYDKASKIAHHAMEHDLTLREAAMELGYVDGAEFDRIVVPARMTQPFVAKD; encoded by the coding sequence ATGAACGAGCGCATCGAAACGGACAGCCTGGGCGAGGTGAAAGTCCCGGCGGACAAGCTCTGGGGCGCGCAGACCCAGAGGTCGCTTGAACATTTCAGCATCGGCGACGACCTCATCCCGCGCGAGATGATCGGTTCCTACGCCATCCTCAAAAAGGCCGCCGCCCTGGCCAACGCCGAACAGGAGCGCCTGCCCCGCGACGCCATGGCCATGATTTGCGCCGTGTGCGACGAGATCCTCGACCACAGGCACGACGACATGTTTCCGCTGCGCGTCTGGATGACCGGTAGCGGCACCCAGTTCAACATGAACGTCAACGAGGTCGTCTCCAACCGCTGCTGCCAGCTGGCCGGCACGCCCCTTGGCGGCAAAAAGCCGGTGCACCCCAACGACCACGTCAACATGTCCCAGTCGTCCAACGACAATTTTCCGACCGCCATGTACATGGCCGCGGCCATGGGCGTGGTGCGCGACCTGCTCCCTTCGCTGACCGGGCTGCGCGACGCCCTGGCCGCCAAGGCCGAGGCCTGGAAGAATATCGTCAAGATCGGCCGCACCCACCTTCAGGACGCCGTGCCGCTGACCCTTGGCCAGGAGTTTTCCGGCTACGTCGGCATGCTGGCCGATGACGTGGCCCGTTTGGAGGCGGCCCTTGGCGGCGTCTACGCGTTGCCGCTCGGGGGCACGGCCGTGGGCACGGGCATAAACGCCGCGCCCGGGTTCGCCGAGGCGGCCATCGCCCACATCGCCGAGCTCACCGGTCTGCCGTTTACCCCGGCGCCCAACAAGTTCACGGTGCAGGGCGCTCATGACGCCCTGGTGCAGCTCTCCGGGACGCTTCGCACCCTGGCCGTGTCGCTTTTCAAGATCGCCTGCGACATACGCCTTTTGGCCTGCGGTCCCCGGGCCGGCTTTTACGAGCTCATCATCCCGTCCAACGAGCCGGGCTCCTCGATCATGCCCGGCAAGGTCAACCCGACCCAGTGCGAGGCCTTGACCATGATCGCCGCCCAAGTCATGGCCGCCGACGTGGCCGTGGGCTTCGGCGGCGCGGGCGGAATCCTGGAGATGAACGTCTACAAGCCGCTCATCATCTACAACATCATGAAATCAATCCGCATCCTCACGGACGGCATGCACAACTTCCGCCGCTTCCTGGTGGAGGGCATGGAACCCAACACACGGCGCATCGCCGAGTTCGTCGGCCGTTCGCTCATGCTGGTCACGGCCCTGTCCCCGGTCATCGGCTACGACAAGGCCTCGAAAATCGCCCATCATGCCATGGAGCACGACCTGACGCTTCGCGAGGCGGCCATGGAGCTGGGCTATGTGGACGGGGCGGAGTTCGATCGGATCGTGGTGCCGGCCAGGATGACCCAGCCGTTCGTGGCCAAGGATTGA
- a CDS encoding NAD-dependent malic enzyme: protein MTQAGKRGRELLLDPACNQGTAFSEAQKQSLGLVGLVPDVTETLDRQLERVRLQLGHKHSDIDRYIYLVGLLDHNETLFYKTIMSDPARFLPIIYDPTIGEACLKFGHIFRHPRGLYLSIERRGSVREVLRNWPEKDVRFICVTNGGRILGLGDLGANGMGIPIGKLQLYTAAAGVPPKGLLPMLLDAGTNNAELLADPLYLGLRKPRPATQELYSFVDEFVAAVQEVFPGCCIHFEDWTGVDAVHLLERYRDKVCCYNDDVQGTAGITLAGVINACRAKGTKLTDESFLFLGAGSAGVGLANLLCAALVDEGLTLAEARGRVHMFDVVGLLESSRTDLVDFQKPYAHAHAPMPRSDFARAVEELRPTVLIGVSTMGGAFNKDVVEAMSRVGDRPVILALSNPTEKAECTAEQAYAWSEGRALFAAGVQFAPVSYKGRTFLPGQANNFYIFPAVGMAIYATRANRVTDRMFIRAARAVAEQVTDAQLTQGLLYPLQSDILETEIRTAAAVAGLVFDDGLATVDRPTDMEAFIRSHVYVPRYVP from the coding sequence ATGACCCAGGCAGGCAAACGCGGCAGGGAACTGCTGCTTGATCCGGCGTGCAACCAGGGAACGGCATTTTCCGAGGCGCAAAAGCAGTCGCTCGGACTGGTGGGGCTGGTCCCGGACGTGACCGAGACCCTCGACAGGCAGCTTGAACGCGTCCGCCTGCAGCTTGGCCACAAGCATTCGGACATCGACCGCTATATCTATCTGGTGGGCCTGCTCGACCACAACGAGACGCTTTTTTACAAGACCATCATGTCCGACCCGGCCCGGTTTCTGCCCATCATCTACGACCCGACCATCGGCGAGGCCTGCCTCAAGTTCGGCCACATCTTCCGCCATCCGCGCGGGCTGTACCTGTCCATCGAGCGACGGGGCTCGGTGCGCGAGGTGCTGCGCAACTGGCCGGAAAAGGATGTGCGCTTCATCTGCGTGACCAATGGCGGCCGCATCCTGGGCCTTGGCGACCTGGGCGCCAACGGCATGGGCATTCCCATCGGCAAGTTGCAGCTCTATACCGCCGCCGCCGGCGTGCCGCCAAAGGGGCTCTTGCCCATGCTGCTCGACGCCGGCACCAATAACGCCGAGCTTCTGGCCGATCCACTGTACCTTGGACTGCGCAAACCGCGTCCGGCCACGCAGGAACTCTATTCCTTCGTGGACGAGTTCGTCGCGGCGGTGCAGGAGGTCTTTCCCGGCTGCTGCATCCATTTCGAGGACTGGACGGGCGTGGACGCCGTGCATCTTCTCGAGCGCTACCGGGACAAGGTCTGCTGCTACAACGACGACGTGCAGGGCACGGCCGGCATCACCCTGGCCGGGGTGATAAACGCCTGCCGGGCCAAGGGCACGAAGCTTACCGACGAATCGTTTCTTTTTCTCGGCGCGGGTTCGGCCGGCGTCGGGCTGGCCAATCTCCTGTGCGCGGCCCTGGTCGACGAGGGCCTTACCCTGGCAGAGGCGCGGGGCAGGGTGCATATGTTCGACGTGGTCGGGCTGCTGGAATCCTCGCGTACCGATCTGGTGGATTTCCAGAAGCCCTACGCCCATGCCCACGCCCCCATGCCGCGAAGCGATTTCGCCAGGGCGGTGGAGGAATTGCGGCCCACGGTGCTGATCGGGGTCAGCACCATGGGCGGGGCCTTTAACAAGGACGTGGTCGAGGCCATGAGCCGGGTTGGCGACAGGCCGGTCATCCTGGCGCTGTCCAACCCCACCGAAAAGGCCGAATGCACGGCCGAACAGGCCTATGCCTGGAGCGAGGGCAGGGCGCTTTTCGCCGCCGGCGTCCAGTTCGCGCCGGTGTCGTACAAGGGCCGGACCTTCCTGCCGGGCCAGGCCAACAACTTCTACATCTTCCCGGCCGTCGGCATGGCCATCTACGCCACGAGAGCCAACCGCGTGACGGACCGGATGTTCATCCGCGCCGCCAGGGCCGTGGCCGAACAGGTGACAGACGCCCAGCTGACCCAGGGGCTCCTCTATCCGCTCCAGTCCGACATCCTGGAAACCGAGATCAGAACCGCCGCCGCGGTGGCCGGGCTGGTCTTCGACGACGGCCTGGCCACGGTCGACCGGCCTACCGACATGGAGGCGTTCATCCGCTCCCACGTCTATGTCCCGCGGTACGTTCCATAG
- a CDS encoding D-serine ammonia-lyase yields METVMEAALRAGKPVFWQNPLRRPVDELRGELSGVLADIRAAAARFSRFAPLLADLFPELRPTGGVIESQLLPLPEAIGAGGGREPVFLKADHLLPVAGSVKARGGFHAVLAVAERLALTSGLLAGPDADSRLLGEGRSRAFFAGHTLSVGSTGNLGLSIGILGRALGFAVTVHMSGDARPWKKEKLREAGATVVEHAGDYAAACATARAAAAGDPTNHFIDDENSRDLFLGYAVAGLRLPAQLRPLGIVVSPQRPLCLHLPCGVGGAPGGIALGARLALGDGALAIFVEPAEAPCMLLGLATGRHEAVSVKDMGLSGRTIADGLAVPRPSGLVCRLVAPVVDGVCTVTDAAMAGHVVAAWKRAGLRLEPSAAAALAGPAMTRAAGLPRLAGKTASHIVWATGGGMLPDEVFEEILAMGEGQG; encoded by the coding sequence ATGGAAACCGTGATGGAAGCCGCCCTGCGGGCCGGCAAACCCGTATTCTGGCAAAATCCGCTTCGCCGCCCCGTGGATGAGCTGCGTGGGGAGTTGTCCGGAGTGCTGGCCGATATCCGGGCCGCTGCCGCGCGTTTTTCCCGCTTCGCGCCGCTCCTGGCGGACCTGTTTCCGGAACTGCGGCCCACGGGCGGCGTGATCGAATCGCAGTTGCTCCCTCTGCCCGAGGCCATCGGTGCCGGCGGGGGCCGCGAACCTGTGTTCCTCAAGGCCGACCACCTGCTTCCCGTCGCCGGATCGGTCAAGGCGCGCGGCGGGTTCCACGCCGTCCTGGCCGTGGCCGAGCGGCTGGCGCTCACCTCCGGGCTGCTCGCCGGCCCGGACGCGGATTCCCGCCTGCTCGGGGAAGGGCGATCCCGGGCCTTTTTCGCCGGCCACACGCTTTCCGTGGGCTCGACCGGCAATCTCGGGCTGTCCATCGGCATCCTTGGCCGGGCCCTGGGGTTTGCCGTCACGGTCCACATGTCGGGTGACGCCCGGCCCTGGAAAAAGGAAAAGCTGCGCGAGGCCGGAGCCACGGTGGTGGAGCACGCCGGGGACTACGCCGCCGCCTGCGCCACGGCCCGGGCCGCCGCCGCCGGCGATCCGACCAATCATTTCATCGACGACGAGAATTCCCGCGACCTGTTTCTGGGCTATGCCGTGGCCGGACTGCGCTTGCCGGCCCAACTGCGGCCCCTGGGCATCGTCGTCTCGCCGCAGCGGCCGTTGTGCCTGCATCTGCCCTGCGGCGTGGGAGGAGCGCCCGGCGGCATCGCCCTGGGCGCGCGCCTGGCCCTTGGCGACGGGGCCCTGGCCATTTTCGTCGAGCCGGCCGAGGCCCCGTGTATGCTGCTCGGGCTGGCCACCGGTCGCCACGAGGCCGTGTCCGTCAAGGATATGGGGCTTTCCGGCCGCACCATCGCCGACGGCCTGGCCGTGCCGCGTCCCTCGGGACTCGTTTGCCGACTGGTTGCCCCCGTAGTCGATGGCGTGTGCACCGTGACCGACGCGGCCATGGCGGGCCATGTCGTCGCCGCCTGGAAGCGGGCCGGGCTGCGCTTGGAGCCTTCCGCCGCCGCCGCGTTGGCCGGTCCGGCCATGACGCGCGCCGCCGGTCTGCCGCGGCTTGCCGGCAAGACGGCCAGCCACATCGTCTGGGCCACAGGCGGGGGCATGCTGCCGGACGAGGTGTTCGAGGAAATCCTGGCCATGGGGGAAGGGCAGGGGTGA
- a CDS encoding DUF1848 domain-containing protein, producing MIISASRRTDIPAFYARWLLNRLRAGFCEVVSPFNAAQVSRVSLAPEDVDAIVFWTRDPRPLLPHLPEMRAMGHEPFFLFTVLANPRELDPKCPAPDVSVPAFAALAEALPGRITWRYDPIVLTEKTPPDWHRGVFARLARRLAGLTDRVVVSFMEPYRKIASRMKPLAGQGFAPFAPDEEEHLRLLFDLRDMAAAHGLRLMTCCQPELYQEAGITPARCIDPDWIATRLGRPLDLGKDPHQRPRCGCAPSKDIGAYDRCLFGCRYCYATSSFERARAAFARHDPEAAAL from the coding sequence GTGATCATAAGCGCCAGCCGCCGCACGGACATCCCGGCCTTTTATGCCCGCTGGCTACTCAACCGGCTGCGGGCCGGGTTCTGCGAGGTGGTGAGTCCCTTCAACGCCGCCCAGGTCAGTCGCGTTTCCCTGGCTCCGGAAGACGTCGACGCCATCGTCTTTTGGACCCGCGATCCGCGCCCGCTGCTGCCGCATCTGCCCGAAATGCGAGCCATGGGCCACGAACCCTTTTTCCTTTTCACCGTGCTGGCCAATCCCCGGGAGCTGGACCCCAAATGCCCGGCCCCGGACGTCTCCGTGCCGGCGTTTGCCGCCCTGGCCGAAGCGCTGCCGGGCCGGATCACCTGGCGCTACGACCCCATCGTGCTGACGGAAAAAACGCCGCCCGACTGGCATCGGGGCGTCTTTGCCCGGCTGGCCCGCCGTCTTGCCGGCCTGACCGACCGGGTGGTGGTCAGCTTCATGGAGCCCTATCGCAAGATCGCCAGCCGCATGAAACCCCTGGCCGGGCAAGGGTTCGCGCCGTTTGCCCCGGACGAGGAGGAACACCTGCGCCTGCTCTTCGATCTGCGCGACATGGCCGCCGCGCACGGCCTGCGGCTTATGACCTGCTGTCAGCCGGAACTCTATCAGGAAGCGGGCATCACCCCGGCCCGGTGCATCGACCCGGACTGGATCGCCACGCGCCTCGGCAGGCCCCTCGATCTCGGCAAGGACCCGCACCAACGGCCGCGTTGCGGCTGCGCCCCGAGCAAGGATATCGGCGCCTACGACCGTTGCCTCTTCGGCTGCCGTTACTGCTACGCCACGTCGAGCTTCGAGCGCGCCCGGGCGGCCTTCGCCCGCCATGACCCCGAAGCGGCGGCGTTGTGA
- a CDS encoding tRNA-binding protein encodes MEQLVFDDFLKVDMRVGRILSAEPLPKARIPAYKLTIDFGELGVRKSSARVTNLYTAADLPGRQVIAVVNFPPKRIAGFLSEVLVLGLDGEGGVVLLEPEREVAPGQRVY; translated from the coding sequence ATGGAACAGCTTGTATTTGATGATTTTCTCAAGGTGGATATGCGCGTCGGCCGCATCCTGAGCGCCGAGCCGCTGCCCAAGGCCCGTATCCCGGCCTACAAGCTGACCATCGATTTCGGCGAGCTTGGCGTCAGAAAGTCGAGCGCCCGCGTCACTAATCTCTATACCGCCGCCGATTTGCCCGGTCGGCAGGTCATCGCGGTCGTCAATTTTCCGCCCAAGCGTATCGCCGGTTTTTTGTCGGAGGTGCTGGTGCTCGGCCTCGACGGCGAGGGTGGGGTGGTGCTGCTCGAGCCCGAGCGCGAAGTGGCCCCGGGGCAGCGTGTTTATTGA